In Sutterella faecalis, a genomic segment contains:
- a CDS encoding cell division ATP-binding protein FtsE — protein MADAALLELRQASVIFNGAAAVDRVSLSVRRGEFVVLRGATGSGKSTVLKLLAGLVKPTSGEVIVAGDRVDSFSEMERRWLRRSMGLMMQDGRLLEDRTVHENVMLPALAAEESYAEARRRAFLALEKCGIGELAPALPGRLSAGEKQLALLARAVVNRPVVILADEPVAHLDEANAQALLALLAAFVHAGVTVVAASHEALPVAGTSVREITLATPGAVEVRS, from the coding sequence ATGGCGGATGCTGCTCTTCTTGAACTGCGCCAGGCGAGCGTCATTTTTAATGGCGCAGCCGCCGTCGATCGCGTTTCGCTTTCTGTTCGCAGAGGCGAATTCGTCGTCCTGCGCGGCGCAACAGGAAGCGGCAAAAGTACGGTTCTCAAGCTTCTTGCCGGCCTCGTGAAGCCGACCTCCGGCGAAGTCATCGTCGCCGGGGACCGCGTCGACAGCTTCAGCGAAATGGAGCGCCGCTGGCTCAGACGTTCCATGGGGCTCATGATGCAGGACGGCAGGCTGCTCGAAGACCGCACCGTCCACGAAAATGTCATGCTGCCCGCCCTTGCCGCAGAAGAGTCCTACGCGGAAGCACGCCGCAGAGCCTTTCTCGCGCTTGAAAAATGCGGTATTGGCGAACTTGCTCCCGCTCTGCCCGGAAGACTTTCTGCCGGTGAGAAGCAGCTCGCGCTTCTCGCCCGTGCCGTCGTCAACCGTCCTGTCGTCATTCTCGCCGACGAACCCGTGGCGCATCTCGACGAAGCCAACGCCCAAGCGCTTCTGGCGCTCCTTGCAGCCTTCGTGCACGCCGGCGTTACGGTTGTGGCGGCGAGTCATGAGGCACTCCCGGTTGCCGGCACCTCGGTGCGTGAAATAACGCTCGCCACCCCTGGCGCCGTTGAGGTCCGCTCATGA
- a CDS encoding cell division protein FtsX, whose product MSFVTPRRWAFSEMLRGLRRDGSRSLLSLLLAALALSIPLFIALVFYGLSEPLRSLPMSVELTVFAKDKAPMDKLEAEVKAMPWVASTQIIPRDEALKGLNEKLGLPQRTGSNPLPDILIVTLSSEATSSEIADVAKRIEALSSVDFVPYEASWHEKLQSVSRAVWTGLGCLGTVTALLVVLVLETAIRLTTLAAGSEMRTLYLLGATPIFAVRPYAWRGFVLMGAAAGLALLIAQTGLIILRPALNEAAALYGGELQISLPPPLWCWSFAAISAFIGSLIAALAALSAWRGIIRESGR is encoded by the coding sequence ATGAGCTTCGTGACCCCCCGCCGTTGGGCTTTTTCCGAAATGCTTCGCGGCCTGAGGCGCGACGGCTCCCGTTCGCTTCTCTCGCTTCTGCTTGCCGCGCTGGCGCTCTCGATACCGCTTTTCATTGCCCTGGTTTTTTATGGCCTCTCCGAGCCCTTGAGAAGCCTCCCCATGTCCGTTGAACTCACAGTCTTCGCCAAGGACAAAGCTCCTATGGACAAGCTTGAGGCGGAGGTTAAGGCGATGCCCTGGGTTGCATCCACTCAAATCATCCCCAGGGATGAAGCGCTCAAGGGCTTGAATGAAAAACTTGGCCTTCCGCAGAGAACAGGAAGCAATCCGCTCCCGGACATTCTCATCGTAACGCTCTCGTCTGAAGCGACTTCTTCCGAAATTGCGGATGTCGCCAAACGCATAGAGGCGCTCTCCTCCGTCGACTTCGTCCCCTATGAGGCCTCCTGGCACGAGAAGCTCCAGAGCGTATCCCGCGCAGTCTGGACCGGTCTCGGCTGCCTCGGTACGGTAACAGCGCTTCTTGTCGTGCTGGTGCTTGAGACGGCCATCCGGCTCACAACGCTCGCTGCCGGATCCGAAATGCGCACGCTCTACCTCCTCGGCGCAACGCCTATTTTTGCCGTTCGCCCGTATGCCTGGCGCGGTTTTGTCCTAATGGGAGCTGCGGCCGGTCTGGCGCTTCTTATTGCTCAAACCGGTCTCATCATTCTGCGGCCTGCCCTTAACGAAGCCGCTGCGTTATACGGAGGAGAGCTGCAGATTTCCCTTCCGCCGCCCCTCTGGTGCTGGAGTTTTGCTGCAATAAGCGCTTTTATCGGAAGCCTGATCGCCGCTCTCGCCGCCCTTTCGGCCTGGAGAGGCATCATCCGCGAGTCTGGGCGCTGA
- the rpoH gene encoding RNA polymerase sigma factor RpoH gives MSSKNAPAVIHSDDIDDIDNDDNVDIVDDAAPDRESKSLLPALKPASSLVPYEPAGLPVPAGGLGTLDAFLRAAERAPMLSAEEERSLAIDLRDHDDLAAAQKLVLSHLRLVVSIARGYLGYGLPYADLIQEGNIGLMKAIRRYDPDRGARLMTFAQHWIRSEIQEYIIRNWRIVKLATTKNQRKLFFNLRQLKEDSQAALTHNEAERIALTLDVKPKEVLDMEERMYGQEASLDAPSDADSDENYSPSDWLTRKSDEPEAMLEEEDKQRLEGEGLQKALASLDPRSRRVIEARYLNVDAEGNAKPVTLQALAKEFNISAERVRQIEKLAIKKMHGELAGEDPF, from the coding sequence ATGTCCAGTAAAAACGCCCCCGCGGTCATTCACTCAGACGACATTGACGACATCGACAACGATGATAACGTCGACATTGTCGATGACGCCGCGCCTGACCGCGAATCGAAAAGCCTGCTTCCGGCACTGAAGCCGGCAAGCAGTCTTGTGCCTTATGAGCCCGCGGGTCTGCCCGTTCCTGCCGGAGGTCTGGGAACGCTCGACGCCTTCCTGCGCGCAGCGGAAAGGGCTCCCATGCTTTCAGCTGAGGAAGAGCGCTCGCTCGCCATTGATCTGCGTGATCATGACGATCTTGCTGCAGCGCAGAAGCTGGTGCTTTCTCACCTTCGCCTCGTCGTTTCCATTGCACGCGGCTATCTCGGCTACGGACTTCCCTATGCGGACCTGATCCAGGAAGGCAATATCGGCCTCATGAAGGCAATCCGCCGCTATGATCCGGACCGCGGCGCCCGGCTCATGACTTTTGCGCAGCATTGGATCCGTTCCGAAATTCAGGAATACATCATCCGGAACTGGCGCATCGTAAAGCTCGCAACGACGAAGAACCAGAGAAAGCTCTTTTTCAATCTCCGCCAGCTAAAGGAAGACAGTCAGGCAGCGCTCACCCACAACGAAGCCGAACGCATAGCGCTTACGCTGGACGTAAAGCCCAAGGAAGTCCTCGATATGGAGGAGCGCATGTACGGGCAGGAAGCGTCGCTCGATGCGCCTTCAGATGCCGACAGCGACGAAAACTATTCGCCTTCGGACTGGCTCACTCGCAAGAGCGACGAACCTGAAGCCATGCTCGAAGAGGAAGATAAGCAGCGGCTCGAAGGCGAAGGCCTCCAGAAGGCCCTTGCCTCACTCGACCCGAGAAGCCGCCGGGTGATTGAGGCTCGCTACCTCAATGTGGATGCGGAGGGCAACGCCAAACCCGTCACGCTTCAGGCGCTGGCGAAGGAATTCAACATCTCCGCCGAACGCGTGCGGCAGATCGAAAAGCTTGCCATCAAAAAGATGCACGGCGAACTTGCCGGCGAAGATCCCTTTTGA
- the trmL gene encoding tRNA (uridine(34)/cytosine(34)/5-carboxymethylaminomethyluridine(34)-2'-O)-methyltransferase TrmL — protein MFNVVLVHPEIPPNTGNVIRLCANTGCALHLVRPLGFSLEDKHMKRAGLDYWEYATLKIHDSFDAFLEAEKPDRTRMFAMTTKGSSVFSSLSFKPGDWFIFGSEGSGLPEDIRSQFPLEQRIRLPMRPNNRSLNLSNAVAVTVFEAWRQQGYAGGV, from the coding sequence ATGTTCAACGTTGTGCTCGTTCACCCCGAGATCCCGCCCAACACCGGCAATGTCATCCGTCTCTGCGCCAATACCGGATGCGCCCTTCACCTCGTGCGCCCGCTCGGCTTTTCGCTCGAAGACAAGCATATGAAGCGCGCGGGTCTCGATTACTGGGAATACGCAACCCTCAAAATTCACGATTCTTTCGACGCATTCCTGGAAGCAGAAAAACCGGACCGCACGCGGATGTTTGCAATGACGACGAAAGGTTCGAGCGTCTTTTCGTCTCTTTCCTTCAAACCCGGCGACTGGTTTATTTTCGGCTCGGAAGGATCGGGGCTGCCCGAAGACATTCGGTCGCAATTTCCCCTGGAACAGAGAATCCGCCTCCCGATGAGACCGAACAATCGTTCGCTCAACCTCTCTAATGCCGTCGCGGTTACGGTTTTTGAAGCCTGGCGGCAGCAGGGTTATGCAGGAGGCGTCTGA
- a CDS encoding response regulator — translation MIRILLIDDHTLFRSGVKALLQRQPDFEVVGEASDGLEGVKLVEQVEADVVLLDVDMPSMNGREALEQIRETHPDLAVLMLTVSEDCETLGECLKLGARGYLLKKIDQDFLLRSIRAAYNGDSVISPQMMTKFVNRLADPEAGRTRPAQGQDPAVLTRRERQTLAWLARGVSNKEIARALNLAESTVKVHVQSILRKLNLSSRVQAAIYAIEHKIDKEL, via the coding sequence ATGATTCGAATTCTGCTCATTGACGATCACACACTTTTCAGAAGCGGCGTAAAGGCGCTCCTGCAGCGTCAGCCCGACTTTGAGGTCGTCGGCGAGGCGAGCGATGGCCTTGAAGGCGTCAAGCTCGTTGAGCAGGTTGAAGCGGATGTCGTGCTGCTTGACGTGGACATGCCGAGCATGAATGGACGCGAAGCGCTCGAACAGATTCGTGAAACGCATCCTGACCTCGCTGTTCTCATGCTGACCGTGAGCGAAGACTGCGAAACGCTCGGCGAGTGCCTGAAGCTTGGCGCCCGCGGCTACCTCCTGAAGAAGATTGATCAGGACTTTCTGCTCCGCTCCATTCGTGCGGCCTATAACGGCGACAGCGTGATTTCTCCGCAGATGATGACGAAGTTCGTCAACCGGCTTGCTGATCCGGAAGCGGGTAGAACCCGTCCTGCCCAGGGTCAGGATCCGGCGGTGCTCACGCGCCGTGAACGCCAGACGCTCGCCTGGCTTGCCCGCGGCGTATCCAATAAGGAAATCGCCCGCGCACTCAACCTTGCCGAATCCACGGTGAAGGTGCACGTGCAGAGCATTCTCAGAAAGCTCAACCTCTCTTCACGCGTACAGGCAGCGATCTACGCGATTGAGCATAAGATCGACAAGGAACTCTAA
- the secB gene encoding protein-export chaperone SecB: protein MAENENEQPQGAAAAQQPAQDDQPVFQLQRCYLKDASLEMPHAPEILMEQQDAAPQVDIQFEVSQRLIQTDLYDVTVRGTITVKTAGDKAIILVEGRQSGIFAIHGIPAEPLQHVTNVLCPSMVYPYLRANLADLMTRANVPPVHLPEVNFEVLYQQRLAQAQAEAQRNQTPAN from the coding sequence ATGGCCGAAAACGAAAACGAGCAGCCCCAGGGCGCCGCAGCTGCCCAGCAGCCTGCCCAGGATGACCAGCCGGTCTTCCAGCTTCAGCGCTGCTACCTGAAGGATGCTTCTCTCGAGATGCCGCATGCGCCCGAGATTCTCATGGAACAGCAGGATGCGGCCCCGCAGGTCGACATCCAGTTCGAAGTGAGCCAGCGCCTCATTCAGACGGATCTTTACGACGTGACCGTGCGCGGCACGATCACCGTGAAGACGGCCGGTGACAAGGCAATCATCCTCGTTGAAGGCCGCCAGTCGGGCATCTTCGCGATCCACGGCATCCCTGCCGAGCCGCTCCAGCACGTCACGAACGTCCTCTGCCCGTCGATGGTCTATCCCTACCTGCGCGCCAATCTCGCCGATCTGATGACCCGTGCCAATGTGCCGCCGGTGCATCTGCCCGAGGTGAACTTTGAAGTGCTCTATCAGCAGCGTCTTGCTCAGGCGCAGGCTGAAGCTCAGCGCAATCAGACGCCTGCGAACTGA
- a CDS encoding rhodanese-like domain-containing protein: MSQFLLQNTLLILIAVIAGGALAMPYFNRRRYGPMVTPEVAVQLINKQNALVIDVRSDKDFRKVRIARSVNIPANVIQGRLNEIPKERTILLVDNSGSMAAGAAKLLRGVGYPNVYLLQDGLVGWMRDKLPLEY, encoded by the coding sequence ATGTCTCAGTTTCTTCTTCAGAACACGCTTCTTATTCTGATTGCGGTCATCGCAGGCGGTGCCCTTGCCATGCCGTATTTCAATCGTCGCCGTTATGGTCCGATGGTGACGCCCGAAGTGGCGGTTCAGCTCATCAACAAGCAGAACGCGCTCGTCATTGACGTCCGTTCCGACAAGGACTTCCGCAAGGTGCGCATCGCCCGTTCGGTCAATATTCCTGCCAATGTCATTCAGGGTCGCCTGAATGAAATCCCGAAGGAGCGCACGATTCTCCTCGTGGACAATTCCGGCAGCATGGCGGCTGGTGCGGCAAAGCTCCTGCGCGGTGTGGGCTATCCCAACGTCTATCTTCTTCAGGACGGCCTTGTCGGCTGGATGCGCGACAAGCTTCCGCTTGAATATTGA
- a CDS encoding murein hydrolase activator EnvC family protein: protein MAALAFSAISEFHAGLISMLRALSLSLFLAASAGLVLCAGAASAASGSAATVKQKARAENQKANVEKQLSDMQKRLSEREAASEAANDELRKADQAISDANRRLRSLKGEREKVEARLAELRSDSRTVGRDLSGAEKLLEDIVRAQYIHSQRHSWQSLIEGGNPNELSRTAAELRYLSIAQVRAADALEKEQSRIETVSEETRARRTELQRIAREEESNRRELLSEKRDRQEAVKKLKRDIETQQAAIDKLKKDQTRLENLVADIDKRLERERAAEEAARKREAARQAKANAKPVEPLASGNFAKLKGRLIKPVAGRIAATFGSRRTGSALWQGLLFRAPEGAEVAACASGRVVFSDWLRGYGNLIIIDHGNTYMSVYANNESILKNVGDRVKAGETVATVGTSGASDEPGLYFEIRYKGKPINPQPWLAK from the coding sequence ATGGCCGCTCTTGCCTTCTCTGCGATTTCCGAGTTCCATGCAGGCCTGATCTCCATGCTCCGCGCCCTTTCGCTTTCGCTATTTCTTGCCGCCTCTGCAGGGCTTGTCCTCTGCGCCGGGGCGGCCTCTGCCGCCTCCGGCTCCGCCGCCACGGTGAAGCAGAAGGCGCGCGCAGAAAATCAGAAGGCGAATGTCGAAAAGCAGCTCTCCGACATGCAGAAGCGCCTTTCAGAGCGCGAAGCCGCGAGCGAAGCCGCCAACGACGAACTGCGCAAAGCCGATCAGGCAATCTCGGACGCCAACCGGCGCTTGAGGAGCCTGAAGGGCGAACGGGAAAAAGTGGAGGCCCGGCTCGCCGAGCTCCGCAGCGACAGCCGAACGGTCGGAAGAGACCTTTCAGGCGCGGAAAAGCTTCTCGAGGACATCGTTCGCGCTCAGTACATTCATTCGCAGCGCCACTCCTGGCAGTCTCTGATCGAAGGCGGCAACCCCAACGAGCTGTCGCGCACCGCTGCAGAACTCCGCTACCTTTCGATTGCCCAGGTGCGCGCTGCAGACGCACTTGAAAAAGAACAATCCCGCATTGAGACCGTTTCTGAAGAAACGCGCGCACGCCGCACGGAATTGCAGCGCATCGCACGTGAAGAGGAATCCAACCGACGCGAGCTCCTCTCGGAAAAGCGTGATCGTCAGGAAGCCGTCAAGAAGCTGAAGCGCGACATTGAAACCCAGCAGGCAGCGATCGATAAACTCAAAAAAGACCAGACGCGCCTTGAAAACCTCGTTGCCGACATTGACAAACGCCTTGAGCGCGAACGTGCGGCAGAGGAAGCCGCGAGAAAGCGTGAGGCAGCGCGACAGGCAAAAGCCAATGCAAAGCCGGTGGAACCGCTTGCATCAGGCAATTTTGCGAAACTCAAGGGCCGCCTCATCAAGCCGGTTGCCGGACGCATTGCCGCCACCTTCGGCAGCCGTCGCACGGGGTCTGCGCTCTGGCAAGGTTTGCTTTTCCGAGCACCTGAAGGTGCAGAAGTGGCAGCCTGCGCTTCCGGCCGCGTCGTCTTTTCCGACTGGCTGCGCGGCTACGGCAACCTCATCATCATTGATCACGGCAACACCTACATGTCGGTCTATGCCAATAATGAATCAATTCTCAAAAATGTCGGCGACCGCGTGAAGGCGGGGGAAACTGTCGCTACCGTCGGCACCTCGGGCGCAAGCGATGAGCCGGGGCTTTACTTTGAAATCCGTTACAAGGGCAAGCCTATTAACCCTCAGCCTTGGCTTGCCAAATAA
- a CDS encoding S41 family peptidase gives MKLRLLSLFVAGACAGVLASVGFQAYAEKSTAEGLPLQEIRQFTSVFNAVKDYYVDEVSDKELLEFAVEGMVSGLDPHSNFLDPKGFEDMNEATHGAFGGLGIEVTKDSAGVRVISPIDDTPAARAGIRAGDIITKIDGEATADLPLDDAVKLMRGEPKTKIRLEVARKGEMKPLQFTLERAMIKTQSVRMKELADGIGYIRISQFQERTAEDLADNLNKLEKSGHLKGLVLDLRNDPGGLLQAAIGVCAAFLPANSDIVSTKGRTPQSDYVFKAVESDYRSGNAVKALSALTPKAKTVPIVVLINSSSASASEIVAGALQDHKRATILGDRSFGKGSVQTILPMTFGDKTVAVKLTTARYYTPSGRSIQARGIEPDLYVDDTPKGNYPTFQVREADLAHHLANQQKNAKEEDSLPYDDNDAVKSPDWTYTFGDDKDWQLTQALNQLKGAKVELSKYRGQPVSVVKKLREEERQKEKAKEALEKKSDAAQTTEAGKKAEEKSAH, from the coding sequence ATGAAACTCCGTCTTCTTTCCCTTTTTGTTGCCGGCGCATGTGCCGGCGTTCTCGCCAGCGTCGGCTTTCAGGCCTATGCAGAGAAAAGCACTGCTGAAGGACTGCCGCTGCAGGAAATCCGCCAGTTCACGAGCGTCTTCAATGCCGTCAAGGACTACTATGTCGACGAGGTCAGCGATAAGGAGCTCCTTGAGTTTGCGGTCGAAGGCATGGTGAGCGGCCTTGATCCGCATTCAAACTTCCTCGATCCCAAGGGATTTGAGGACATGAATGAAGCCACGCACGGCGCTTTTGGCGGCCTCGGCATTGAGGTGACGAAAGATTCTGCCGGCGTGCGCGTGATTTCGCCCATTGACGATACCCCGGCAGCACGTGCTGGCATTCGAGCGGGCGACATCATTACCAAAATTGACGGCGAGGCAACGGCGGACCTTCCGCTCGATGATGCCGTTAAGCTCATGCGCGGCGAACCCAAGACCAAGATTCGTCTTGAAGTCGCCCGCAAGGGCGAAATGAAGCCTCTGCAGTTCACTCTTGAACGCGCAATGATCAAAACGCAGTCCGTGCGCATGAAGGAGCTCGCCGACGGCATCGGCTACATCCGCATTTCGCAGTTCCAGGAACGCACTGCGGAAGATCTTGCCGATAACCTCAATAAGCTCGAGAAGTCCGGACACCTTAAGGGACTCGTGCTCGACCTGCGCAATGACCCGGGCGGTCTTCTCCAGGCGGCCATCGGCGTCTGCGCGGCCTTCCTCCCGGCAAATTCCGACATTGTTTCGACGAAAGGACGAACGCCCCAGTCCGATTACGTCTTCAAAGCCGTTGAATCCGACTACCGCTCCGGCAATGCCGTGAAAGCACTCTCCGCGCTCACTCCCAAGGCGAAGACGGTTCCGATCGTCGTGCTCATCAATTCGTCCTCCGCCTCCGCTTCCGAAATCGTTGCCGGCGCCCTTCAGGACCACAAGCGCGCGACGATTCTCGGCGACCGCTCCTTCGGCAAGGGTTCCGTTCAGACGATTCTGCCGATGACGTTCGGCGACAAAACGGTTGCGGTGAAGCTGACGACTGCCCGCTACTACACGCCTTCCGGGCGCTCCATCCAGGCGCGCGGCATTGAACCGGATCTCTATGTCGACGATACGCCCAAGGGCAACTATCCGACCTTCCAGGTCCGTGAGGCAGACCTTGCGCACCACCTTGCCAACCAGCAGAAAAATGCCAAGGAGGAGGACAGCCTTCCCTATGACGACAACGACGCCGTAAAGTCCCCCGACTGGACGTATACCTTCGGAGACGACAAGGACTGGCAGCTCACCCAGGCCCTCAATCAGCTCAAGGGTGCCAAGGTTGAACTCTCCAAATACCGCGGCCAGCCTGTCTCCGTCGTGAAGAAGCTCCGCGAAGAAGAGCGCCAGAAGGAAAAGGCGAAGGAAGCGCTCGAAAAGAAGTCCGACGCCGCTCAAACCACTGAAGCAGGCAAGAAGGCAGAGGAGAAATCTGCCCACTAA
- a CDS encoding HesA/MoeB/ThiF family protein, translated as MTDHDRFDALRERLSRQMLISGFGEEGQKKIIAARFLVIGAGGLGSPALLYLASAGACHITIVDPDEVSENNLSRQILHESASIGCNKAQNAARELLRWNPQIEVRAVMKRMNSAEDLTPLVKEADIVLDCSDNLATRQLVNRVCLAEKKPLVFAAAVKMSGQVTVFDFRDPDSPCYRCLFDEDDAANDEKASTLGVFSGLTGTIGLLQATEALKLAAGFGKPLVRRLLMVDLFGMEMTELTYKRRRACPCCGKAH; from the coding sequence ATTACTGACCACGATCGCTTCGACGCGCTGCGGGAACGCCTTTCGCGCCAGATGTTGATTTCCGGATTCGGAGAGGAAGGCCAAAAAAAGATTATTGCCGCCCGCTTTCTCGTCATCGGTGCCGGCGGACTTGGTTCTCCGGCGCTCCTTTATCTTGCATCAGCCGGCGCCTGCCACATCACCATCGTCGACCCCGACGAGGTATCGGAAAACAATCTCTCTCGCCAGATCCTCCACGAAAGCGCCTCCATCGGCTGCAATAAGGCTCAAAACGCCGCTCGGGAGCTCCTGCGCTGGAATCCGCAGATTGAGGTTCGCGCCGTTATGAAGCGCATGAATTCTGCAGAAGACCTGACTCCTCTCGTAAAGGAAGCCGATATCGTCCTCGACTGCTCGGATAACCTTGCCACCCGGCAGCTCGTCAATCGCGTATGCCTGGCAGAAAAGAAGCCGCTTGTCTTCGCAGCCGCCGTAAAAATGAGCGGACAGGTGACCGTCTTTGACTTTCGGGATCCCGACTCGCCCTGCTACCGATGCCTCTTCGATGAAGACGATGCCGCCAATGACGAAAAAGCCTCGACCTTAGGCGTTTTCTCGGGCCTCACGGGAACGATAGGGCTTCTGCAGGCGACGGAGGCGCTTAAACTCGCCGCAGGCTTCGGCAAGCCCCTCGTGCGGCGGCTTCTCATGGTCGACCTCTTCGGCATGGAAATGACTGAATTGACCTATAAGCGCAGAAGAGCATGCCCCTGCTGCGGCAAAGCGCATTAA
- the sppA gene encoding signal peptide peptidase SppA encodes MQFLRWIGRCLDFLRRLVLNVVFYGILILAAGLWYWSEPEAPAIGPRTVMVLDLRGPIVESDPMRLLSADMRLLTGKGTESTRLIDVVEALDRAAKDPDIAGVEIVTGDLTRIGLASARTIGNAVERFKSVTGRPVYAWSESFSQGQYAAAVHADEISLHPMGLVMLRGLSGANLYWGRLLEHVGIGVSVYKAGAFKSAPEIFTSNAPSKENLEAQKSWIDASWQGLTGDIEKARGLMPGAVEKYLKALPARLNEGEDPAEFLKTSGFVTDLLTEEEFEEKLAKRFAEGGDKTKLKRIDYLDYLNATDLPDASDSGVAVVFAEGTISSGGASGISPEELCDRLDRAAKTPGTRALVLRISSPGGDAIAAEAIREKLASIRAKGIHVVASMGDTAASGGYWISLGAERIIADPLTLTGSIGVFSVIPDAEGLLAEFDIGRDGYRTGELAEFGSPLHRPNDAESAILRSGVERVYDRFKALAAKSRGRTEAEIEKVAQGRVWTGAQALEHGLVDSLGDLSDAVKVARQLAELPDDAPVRYFDAEPDGMSALMAKLSGEVFAVVPKSVSWKMAFLPGKIPESEWQRLEALLKSGRVLAWSEVPEGI; translated from the coding sequence ATGCAATTTTTACGCTGGATCGGACGGTGCCTCGACTTTCTTCGACGGCTTGTCCTTAATGTGGTCTTTTACGGCATCCTCATACTTGCGGCGGGCCTGTGGTATTGGTCGGAGCCTGAGGCTCCGGCCATAGGTCCCCGTACGGTAATGGTGCTTGATCTGCGGGGCCCTATTGTTGAGTCGGATCCCATGAGACTCCTCTCGGCAGACATGAGGCTTCTTACCGGCAAGGGCACGGAATCGACGCGGCTGATCGATGTTGTTGAGGCGCTTGACCGCGCTGCAAAGGATCCGGATATTGCGGGCGTTGAAATCGTGACGGGCGACCTGACCCGGATCGGCCTCGCTTCCGCGAGAACGATCGGCAATGCCGTTGAGCGATTTAAGAGCGTGACGGGCAGACCGGTTTATGCCTGGTCCGAAAGCTTCAGCCAGGGGCAGTATGCCGCGGCGGTTCATGCGGATGAAATTTCGCTTCATCCGATGGGACTCGTCATGCTGCGAGGGCTTTCGGGCGCAAATCTCTATTGGGGCAGGCTCCTCGAACACGTTGGAATCGGCGTTTCCGTCTATAAGGCGGGAGCCTTCAAGAGTGCGCCGGAAATTTTCACCAGCAATGCGCCTTCCAAGGAAAACCTTGAGGCCCAGAAGAGTTGGATAGACGCATCTTGGCAGGGGCTGACGGGGGATATTGAAAAAGCCCGCGGCCTGATGCCGGGGGCAGTTGAGAAATATCTCAAAGCGCTCCCCGCCAGGCTTAACGAGGGGGAAGATCCCGCGGAGTTTCTTAAGACTTCCGGATTTGTCACGGATCTTCTGACAGAAGAAGAATTTGAAGAGAAGCTCGCGAAGCGCTTTGCGGAAGGCGGGGACAAGACGAAGCTGAAGCGCATCGATTATCTCGATTATCTCAACGCGACAGACCTTCCTGATGCTTCCGACAGCGGCGTGGCCGTCGTTTTTGCCGAGGGTACGATCAGCTCTGGTGGAGCCTCAGGGATCTCGCCCGAAGAGCTCTGCGATCGTCTTGACCGGGCCGCCAAGACGCCGGGTACGCGCGCTCTGGTGCTGCGCATTTCGAGTCCGGGGGGAGACGCCATTGCGGCAGAGGCCATTCGGGAAAAGCTTGCGTCGATCAGGGCTAAGGGCATTCACGTGGTGGCGAGCATGGGCGATACGGCGGCTTCCGGAGGCTATTGGATCAGTCTCGGCGCAGAGCGCATCATCGCGGATCCGCTGACGCTTACCGGATCGATCGGCGTCTTCTCGGTGATCCCTGATGCGGAAGGTCTGCTCGCCGAATTCGATATCGGCAGAGACGGATACCGCACTGGAGAGCTTGCGGAATTCGGTTCGCCCCTGCATCGGCCTAATGACGCTGAAAGCGCCATTCTGCGTTCCGGAGTTGAGCGTGTTTATGACCGCTTCAAGGCACTTGCGGCAAAAAGCCGCGGACGAACGGAAGCCGAAATTGAAAAGGTGGCTCAGGGTCGGGTCTGGACGGGAGCTCAGGCACTCGAGCACGGGCTTGTCGACAGCCTGGGCGACTTGTCGGATGCGGTCAAGGTGGCTCGTCAGCTTGCCGAGCTTCCTGACGATGCGCCGGTGCGCTACTTTGACGCAGAGCCTGACGGGATGTCGGCGCTGATGGCAAAGCTTTCCGGCGAGGTCTTTGCTGTGGTCCCGAAGAGCGTTTCCTGGAAAATGGCTTTTCTGCCGGGAAAGATTCCAGAGTCAGAGTGGCAGCGGCTTGAAGCACTTTTGAAGTCCGGTCGCGTGCTTGCCTGGTCTGAAGTGCCCGAAGGCATCTGA